TAATGTTGATGGTGTTTTAGACCACCCAATTATTGTTCTGGACGGTTTTGATCCCGGAAACTCAAGAGATATTCCTGGGCTGTATGCCAGCTTAAGTTTTGGCGGGCAAAACATGGCAGATATTTTACGAGATGAGGGTTTTGATATTGTAATTTTAAATGCACCGGTATATACCACTGATGGGAAAACCATAGACGGTGGCGGCGATTACATTCAGCGAAATGCTATGGTTTTAGTGGCCATGATACAGCAACTAAATAACGACAAAGTAGGCAATAACGAGCTTGTTGTTCTTGGCCCAAGTATGGGAGGGCTTATTGGGCGCTACGCACTTTCGTATATGGAAAACAATAGTCTAGACCCTGAAACCCGTCTTTATATTTCATTTGACTCGCCACATCGCGGGGCGAACATTCCTATTAGTCTGCAATATTTAATTAACTATTTTGCAGAACAGGTGGGCGATGCAACGGCACAGCAAGTTGTTGCCCAGCTATTAAACTCACCCGCAGCCAAGGAAATGCTCACCGATCATTTACTCGGTCATCTTTTGGCGGGTTCAACCTATGAGCAAGACCCAACAAAATTATTGCCTTTGGGCGCTCCGGGATTTAGAAATGAATTTCAAGCAGAGCTCGATGCTCTTGGTTTTCCGAGTTCGGTACGCAATGTAACCATGATTAATGGTGCCGCCAATGGAACTACCACGGGAAGTCCGGGGATAACTATTGTTGATACCAATTTACAGATAGATGCATTTACCGATGTAGATGTAGCTTTAAAATTTACACCCGATGCTGGCCAAACCAACACCGTTACCGATGTAACGGTAAACTTTTTTGGTGCTCCAATTAATACATTTCAAACCACGGCACAATCACCAAACAATAGTGCTGGCGTTGATAGTGCTCCGGGTGGAACCGGTAGTATTAGCGACGCTCTTGGCGATGGTGGTGGCAACCAGGTGTTAATAGATTTTATTAATGCACTGCAACAAGATTTATATAGTTTTATTCCTACCATGAGTGCTTTGGCGATAGACAATCCGGATTGGTTTGCCACACCTAATTTGAGCGATTCGCCATTTGTGAATTTTTATATTCCCGATGAAAATGAAGACCACGTTACCGTTACGGCAGCAAGTGCCCAATTTGCTTTAGAGGAGATAAGAAATGGCGCAATGTCGGTTAGTGAGAATCAATTTTCCAATTTATTTATACTTGCACAGAATCCTGTTCAAAATACCATTCAAATTTTAATTCCGAATAATATTTCAGCAAACAACTTAACTACCAGTGTTTATAGTGTTACTGGTCAAAAATTGATGAAAAGAACTTGGGTGAATAAAAATGGTACGCTGAGTTGGAGTCACGATCTTTCCGCAGGAATTTATATTTTGAAATTGGACAATGGTACTTTTGTGCAAACTATAAAAATGATTGTTGAGTAAGCATTTATAATTTATGAAGAAATATTTTATCGCCGCAGCAATTGCTTTCGGGCTATTGTCTTGCACTACAAAAGAGAAAAATATAATTGCAGTAGATGTGCTTTTAATCCCTTCGGAAGAAATGCAGGCGCAGGCCTTTCAGCTAAATTCACTAATTTATAAAAACAATCCCGAAACCATAAAGCTAGACGAAAATCACGTGCCGCATATAACCTTGTTGCAATGTTTTATAAATGAAAGCGATTTGCCTAAAGTGAATAAAGCTTTGGAAGGTTTATTTGAAACTATTAAAGAAGAAAATTTTAAAGCTGAAAGTCTGTTTTATTACGAAGAAAAGGAGGAAAGTTTTTCGATGATTCGAGTGGAAAATTCAAAGGCATTGATGGAAATTCACAAAAAATCCATCGAACTTTTAAAGCCATTTATTGTCGCTAACGGCTCTGAAAATTCTTTTGTACAAAACCCCGACGGCAGTGCAATTAGCAAAT
This region of Aequorivita marisscotiae genomic DNA includes:
- a CDS encoding T9SS type A sorting domain-containing protein yields the protein MKNLYIIVLLFSTYSSLAQIRFQNIPENAIFPESQAVETITANIAYQGYEETQAYFGQGEYEIFLDNVDGVLDHPIIVLDGFDPGNSRDIPGLYASLSFGGQNMADILRDEGFDIVILNAPVYTTDGKTIDGGGDYIQRNAMVLVAMIQQLNNDKVGNNELVVLGPSMGGLIGRYALSYMENNSLDPETRLYISFDSPHRGANIPISLQYLINYFAEQVGDATAQQVVAQLLNSPAAKEMLTDHLLGHLLAGSTYEQDPTKLLPLGAPGFRNEFQAELDALGFPSSVRNVTMINGAANGTTTGSPGITIVDTNLQIDAFTDVDVALKFTPDAGQTNTVTDVTVNFFGAPINTFQTTAQSPNNSAGVDSAPGGTGSISDALGDGGGNQVLIDFINALQQDLYSFIPTMSALAIDNPDWFATPNLSDSPFVNFYIPDENEDHVTVTAASAQFALEEIRNGAMSVSENQFSNLFILAQNPVQNTIQILIPNNISANNLTTSVYSVTGQKLMKRTWVNKNGTLSWSHDLSAGIYILKLDNGTFVQTIKMIVE
- a CDS encoding 2'-5' RNA ligase family protein, which translates into the protein MKKYFIAAAIAFGLLSCTTKEKNIIAVDVLLIPSEEMQAQAFQLNSLIYKNNPETIKLDENHVPHITLLQCFINESDLPKVNKALEGLFETIKEENFKAESLFYYEEKEESFSMIRVENSKALMEIHKKSIELLKPFIVANGSENSFVQNPDGSAISKSTVTYVPAFVLEHSYENFDPHISLGVADVSLLDSLAAHIFEPIEFKAASVSLYQLGDHGTAQKLLWTSE